In a genomic window of Pseudomonadota bacterium:
- a CDS encoding energy-coupling factor ABC transporter permease, with product MHMADALLSPVVGGVMWAASAGTLVYCSKKITSAMDELKTPLMGVLGAFIFAAQMINFTIPGTGSSGHLGGGMILAILLGPNAAFLVMASILTVQALFFADGGLLALGCNMFNLGVFPCFIAYPLIYKTILGDSGDYKRITAASILSVITALQLGSLGVVMETSLSGITELPLSSFAFVMQPIHLAIGLIEGIVTAVVIQFIIKVEPDILNNYNLTAPSRHRSRKPLFISLLVVTLFTGGFLSWYASSNPDGLEWSITKVTGQEELHVVKNNRVHSFLSQIQEKIAFLPEYGFKNSGAEETAENRRTGTAISGILGGIITIALVFLAGFFLKKRTHTETS from the coding sequence ATGCACATGGCTGACGCATTGCTGTCTCCTGTGGTTGGTGGCGTCATGTGGGCCGCCTCTGCAGGAACCCTGGTTTATTGCTCAAAAAAAATCACCTCTGCAATGGATGAGCTGAAAACACCGCTCATGGGCGTTCTCGGTGCATTTATCTTTGCCGCCCAGATGATCAACTTCACCATCCCCGGCACCGGCTCCAGCGGACATCTCGGAGGAGGCATGATTCTCGCCATTCTTCTAGGCCCCAATGCGGCTTTTCTTGTCATGGCCTCCATCCTCACGGTTCAGGCGCTTTTCTTTGCAGACGGCGGCCTTCTGGCCCTGGGATGCAATATGTTCAACCTCGGTGTTTTCCCCTGCTTCATTGCCTATCCTCTTATATATAAAACTATTCTTGGTGACAGCGGAGACTACAAACGCATCACCGCCGCCTCTATCCTCTCAGTGATTACTGCCTTGCAACTGGGTTCTCTGGGCGTTGTCATGGAAACAAGCCTTTCAGGAATAACCGAACTGCCGCTTTCATCCTTTGCCTTTGTTATGCAGCCGATTCACCTGGCCATCGGTCTCATTGAAGGAATTGTTACCGCCGTTGTCATCCAGTTCATAATCAAAGTTGAACCGGACATTCTTAATAATTATAATTTGACTGCCCCCTCCCGACACCGTTCCCGCAAACCGCTTTTTATAAGTTTGCTTGTTGTAACACTGTTCACCGGCGGCTTTCTTTCCTGGTATGCTTCAAGCAATCCCGACGGCCTTGAGTGGTCCATCACCAAAGTCACCGGGCAAGAAGAGCTTCATGTCGTGAAAAACAATCGGGTCCACTCTTTTCTTTCCCAAATCCAGGAAAAAATCGCTTTTCTCCCTGAATACGGTTTCAAAAATTCCGGCGCCGAAGAAACCGCTGAAAACCGCCGCACAGGAACCGCGATTTCCGGGATACTTGGCGGAATCATAACCATTGCCTTGGTCTTTCTGGCAGGCTTTTTCTTGAAAAAACGCACCCACACCGAGACTTCTTGA
- the nikR gene encoding nickel-responsive transcriptional regulator NikR, with the protein MLKRFSISLENDLLKKFDIFINLRRYNNRSEAIRDLIRKSLIQDEWEADKEVIGVISLVYDHHQRQLQEKITEAQHDFHHLIISTTHIHMDHDNCLEVIIVRGYAQQVQSLAEQLQALRGVKDGNLAMSSTGGHLH; encoded by the coding sequence ATGCTTAAACGTTTTTCCATTTCCCTTGAAAATGATTTACTGAAAAAATTTGATATTTTCATAAACCTGCGTCGGTACAATAATCGTTCCGAGGCAATTCGTGATCTTATCAGAAAATCGCTGATCCAAGACGAATGGGAAGCTGACAAGGAAGTCATCGGCGTCATCTCCCTTGTGTACGATCATCACCAGCGGCAGCTCCAGGAAAAAATCACCGAGGCGCAGCATGACTTTCACCACCTGATAATTTCCACAACCCATATCCACATGGATCATGACAACTGCCTTGAAGTCATCATTGTCCGCGGTTATGCGCAACAAGTACAAAGTCTTGCCGAACAGTTACAAGCGCTGCGCGGCGTAAAAGACGGCAACCTGGCGATGAGCAGTACCGGCGGCCATCTTCATTAA
- the dnaA gene encoding chromosomal replication initiator protein DnaA, translating into MSLWERTKEILKGRFPDSSYSLWIDPLTCIHTDDHVIELAGPDRFFNSWVAEKYLTNIKQGLAELGQGDLRVQFAVAQEDGKFLPPGEAQEQLRLPEMPRVGTSVRALHPKYTFDEFMVGDANMLAHSACQALANNDDSLGRCIFIEAGTGLGKSHLTHSVAHHIINQSPSTRLHYRTAHQLTAEMVQGIKNNTMDQFKDKYYKHCDVLLVEDIHALSGRTKTQEELSGVVDALIESNKRIIFTSAISAKDIQNIDPGFRSRLSSGLITTINPPDLRTRMLIIKRKALNSKLELTDELIEYVADHVRCDIRLIESAVVGVKAKACLLKRAPDLDMVKEVISNIIGRYQDLSTEVIRDFVARQFKVSVSDMRSKSRKKAIAFPRQVTMYLARKLTDQALSDIGKAFNRDHSTVVHSIRVVTEGIARNNSVRGQVELLAKKIKEQFL; encoded by the coding sequence ATGTCCCTGTGGGAAAGAACCAAGGAGATTCTGAAAGGTAGATTCCCAGACAGCAGTTATTCCTTATGGATTGATCCGCTTACATGCATTCATACTGATGACCATGTCATTGAGCTTGCGGGACCGGATCGTTTTTTTAATTCATGGGTTGCGGAAAAATACTTAACCAATATTAAACAGGGTTTGGCTGAACTCGGCCAGGGAGATCTGCGGGTGCAATTTGCCGTGGCCCAGGAGGACGGCAAGTTTCTTCCTCCGGGGGAAGCTCAGGAGCAACTCAGGTTGCCGGAGATGCCCAGGGTTGGAACAAGCGTCAGAGCACTCCACCCCAAGTATACATTTGATGAGTTCATGGTCGGTGATGCAAATATGCTGGCGCATTCAGCCTGTCAAGCCCTTGCAAACAATGACGATTCTCTGGGGAGATGTATTTTTATCGAGGCAGGAACCGGTCTCGGCAAGAGTCATCTGACCCACTCCGTGGCCCACCATATCATTAATCAATCACCATCAACGAGACTGCATTACCGGACGGCGCACCAGTTAACCGCCGAGATGGTCCAAGGAATAAAAAATAACACCATGGACCAGTTCAAGGATAAATATTACAAACATTGTGATGTGCTTCTTGTTGAAGATATTCATGCATTGTCCGGCAGGACCAAAACCCAGGAGGAACTTTCCGGGGTTGTCGATGCCCTGATTGAGTCCAACAAGCGGATTATTTTTACCAGTGCTATTTCCGCCAAGGACATACAGAATATTGATCCAGGATTCCGTTCGCGGCTCTCTTCCGGATTGATTACCACCATCAATCCTCCTGATCTGCGGACCCGCATGCTGATCATCAAGCGCAAAGCCTTAAACAGTAAACTTGAACTAACGGATGAGCTCATTGAGTATGTTGCCGATCATGTGCGATGTGACATCCGCCTGATTGAAAGTGCGGTTGTCGGGGTCAAGGCCAAGGCCTGTCTGCTTAAAAGAGCACCTGATCTTGACATGGTCAAGGAGGTCATCAGCAACATTATTGGACGGTATCAGGATTTGTCAACGGAAGTGATTCGGGATTTTGTTGCCCGGCAGTTTAAAGTTTCGGTTTCGGATATGCGTTCCAAATCCAGAAAAAAAGCAATTGCTTTTCCGAGGCAGGTAACCATGTACCTGGCGCGCAAGTTGACCGATCAGGCCTTGTCGGATATCGGCAAAGCCTTTAACCGCGATCATTCGACTGTTGTCCATTCGATTCGCGTCGTAACTGAAGGAATTGCCCGGAACAACAGTGTGCGAGGCCAGGTGGAACTTCTAGCAAAAAAGATTAAAGAGCAGTTTCTTTAA
- the hemG gene encoding protoporphyrinogen oxidase, whose translation MNKYHEIIIIGAGISGLSAAHFLKKFDPAADVLILEQGDRPGGAVKSFQEGEIHAEWGPHGFLDNTPESRELLIDTGLDKVAQRAPLGDFLRFVCHDAALTPLPQSPKKLLTTPLLSLTGKLRLLGDLFRKPAEDGLTIAQWAEYRFGSEILPLVDAAVTGTFAGDFSRLNIDAVMPGVRNLEKEFGSVLKGLKKRKKKTVSSGPLPAMINFPHGMESLIQELSRKAEISFDSGVAHLALQDGKWEITTSGGDQYQARTVIIALPVNRALKMLAPLLPPPVASIPVAHIINLVMAFPGTAEVPRGFGYLAPEKENRFTLGAMFTSHMFPDRIPPGTVLLEALVGGRRHPERLELDDKTIIENVLGDLKSLMKLPDPPHYVKVLRPENGIPQMEGDHPALLGWRKELLQKYSKLHVFGFGWDGIGMNDMIKTARRVAETIGTGDVAGEQQPQVKPVYF comes from the coding sequence ATGAACAAATACCACGAAATAATCATTATCGGTGCAGGAATCTCGGGCTTAAGCGCCGCCCATTTTCTGAAAAAATTCGACCCTGCCGCCGATGTTCTGATTCTTGAACAAGGCGACCGACCTGGGGGCGCTGTAAAAAGTTTTCAGGAAGGGGAAATCCATGCCGAGTGGGGGCCACACGGCTTTCTCGACAACACCCCTGAAAGCCGGGAGCTCCTGATTGACACCGGGCTTGACAAGGTTGCACAACGAGCCCCTCTTGGTGATTTTCTACGCTTTGTCTGCCATGATGCTGCGCTTACTCCGTTACCTCAAAGCCCCAAAAAGCTTCTCACCACTCCACTGCTTTCCTTAACCGGTAAACTCCGATTATTGGGGGACTTGTTCAGAAAACCGGCCGAAGACGGACTTACTATTGCTCAATGGGCCGAATACCGGTTCGGCAGTGAGATCCTGCCCCTGGTTGATGCCGCGGTTACCGGTACCTTTGCCGGCGACTTCAGCCGGTTGAATATTGATGCGGTTATGCCCGGGGTCCGCAACCTTGAAAAAGAGTTCGGCTCTGTCCTCAAAGGCCTTAAAAAAAGAAAAAAGAAAACCGTCAGCTCAGGCCCCCTGCCGGCAATGATTAATTTTCCACACGGCATGGAATCCCTCATCCAGGAGTTATCCAGAAAAGCTGAAATCAGCTTTGATTCCGGGGTGGCGCACCTTGCCTTGCAGGATGGGAAATGGGAAATAACAACTTCCGGAGGGGATCAATATCAGGCACGGACAGTGATTATTGCGTTGCCGGTCAACCGGGCATTAAAAATGTTGGCGCCACTTCTCCCCCCGCCTGTAGCGAGCATACCCGTGGCGCATATTATTAACCTGGTCATGGCTTTTCCCGGAACCGCCGAGGTCCCACGAGGGTTTGGCTACCTTGCGCCGGAAAAAGAAAACAGATTCACCCTTGGAGCCATGTTCACCTCACATATGTTTCCTGACCGGATTCCGCCCGGAACCGTGCTTCTCGAAGCACTTGTAGGCGGCAGACGACACCCCGAACGCCTTGAACTTGATGACAAGACGATTATTGAAAATGTCTTAGGCGATCTCAAAAGCCTGATGAAACTTCCAGACCCGCCTCATTATGTGAAAGTGCTGCGGCCTGAAAACGGAATCCCGCAGATGGAAGGCGACCACCCGGCCCTGTTAGGCTGGAGAAAGGAACTCCTTCAGAAATATTCAAAACTCCATGTATTCGGATTCGGCTGGGATGGAATCGGGATGAACGATATGATAAAAACAGCTCGGAGAGTTGCTGAAACCATTGGGACAGGCGACGTTGCAGGAGAACAACAGCCTCAGGTCAAGCCCGTTTATTTCTGA
- the cobO gene encoding cob(I)yrinic acid a,c-diamide adenosyltransferase, with amino-acid sequence MKKTGLTLIYTGNGKGKTTAALGQAIRAAGHDQKICIVQFIKGPWETGEAKALTCFPECIELHSKGEGFTWEAKDKKQLIESARLAWDFAKEKIMSATYDLVILDELTYLITYGIIDESEAIALLRARPEHLNIVITGRDASAGLVNEADLVTEMKEIKHPYSKGVKARKGIEW; translated from the coding sequence ATGAAAAAAACCGGATTAACCCTCATTTATACGGGAAACGGCAAAGGAAAAACCACTGCCGCACTGGGGCAGGCGATTCGCGCCGCAGGCCATGATCAGAAAATTTGCATTGTCCAGTTTATAAAAGGTCCATGGGAAACCGGCGAGGCCAAGGCGCTCACCTGTTTCCCGGAATGTATCGAGCTTCATTCGAAAGGTGAAGGATTTACCTGGGAGGCCAAAGACAAAAAGCAACTCATTGAATCGGCGCGCCTTGCCTGGGATTTTGCAAAAGAAAAAATTATGAGTGCTACCTATGATCTGGTGATCCTTGATGAGCTGACCTATCTCATCACCTATGGAATAATCGATGAATCGGAGGCAATTGCACTCCTTCGAGCCAGACCGGAACACCTGAATATTGTCATTACCGGCCGGGATGCGTCAGCAGGACTGGTTAACGAGGCAGACCTGGTTACCGAAATGAAAGAAATAAAGCATCCATATTCCAAGGGCGTCAAAGCGCGAAAAGGCATCGAATGGTAA